Proteins co-encoded in one Brassica rapa cultivar Chiifu-401-42 chromosome A02, CAAS_Brap_v3.01, whole genome shotgun sequence genomic window:
- the LOC103852797 gene encoding casein kinase 1-like protein 2 → MEPRVGNKFRLGRKIGSGSFGEIYLGTDIQTNEEVAIKLENVKTKHPQLLYESKLYKVLQGGTGVPNIKWYGVEGEYNVLVIDLLGPSLEDLFNFCSRKLSLKTVLMLADQMINRIEFVHQRSFLHRDIKPDNFLMGLGRRANQVYIIDFGLAKKYRDSNHQHIPYRENKNLTGTARYASMNTHLGIEQSRRDDLESLGFVLMYFLKGSLPWQGLKAGNKKQKYERISEKKVSTSIESLCRGYPSEFASYFHYCRSLRFDDKPDYAYLKRLFRDLFIREGFQFDYVFDWTILKYQQSQLSTPPRPNVPGVGQSSGLPPAITSAERPSGGEEARTSSGWPSGNPRRISGQIFNSGNLAKQKAPVSNDPAISKDVMLSSSSFLRATGSSRRAAVSGSREAAVPGTDSEPSNPQITEAGTSSNPKIHGGRSSPIVSSENKKLSSPSRGNTSVMKNYESNLKGIEGLHF, encoded by the exons ATGGAGCCGCGAGTCGGAAACAAGTTTCGGCTGGGGAGGAAGATCGGAAGTGGATCATTCGGAGAGATCTATCTTG GTACTGATATACAGACTAATGAAGAAGTTGCCATTAAACTC gAAAATGTGAAAACTAAGCATCCTCAGTTACTGTATgaatcaaaattatataaagtatTACAAGGAGGAA CCGGCGTTCCAAACATTAAATGGTATGGTGTTGAAGGGGAATATAACGTCCTTGTGATAGACTTGTTGGGGCCTAGCCTTGAAGATCTATTCAATTTCTGTAGTAGGAAACTTTCACTAAAGACTGTACTGATGCTTGCAGATCAAATG ATCAATCGCATTGAATTTGTTCATCAGAGGTCATTTCTACACCGGGACATCAAGCCTGACAACTTTCTGATGGGTCTTGGGAGGCGCGCAAATCAG GTATACATCATCGACTTTGGTCTGGCCAAGAAGTATAGAGACTCAAATCATCAGCATATACCGTACAG GGAAAACAAAAATTTGACTGGAACTGCTAGATACGCCAGCATGAACACTCACCTTGGCATTG AACAAAGCCGTAGAGATGATTTGGAGTCACTTGGATTTGTTCTCATGTACTTCTTAAAAGGAAG TCTTCCTTGGCAAGGACTGAAAGCTGGGAATAAGAAGCAAAAGTATGAGAGAATTAGTGAGAAGAAAGTATCGACATCTATTGAG tCTCTATGCCGAGGATATCCATCTGAATTTGCATCTTACTTCCATTATTGCCGTTCCCTGAGATTCGATGACAAGCCAGACTATGCCTACCTGAAACGGCTTTTCCGTGACCTGTTTATCCGCGAAG GCTTtcagtttgattatgtatttgaTTGGACTATCTTGAAGTATCAGCAATCACAGCTTTCTACTCCTCCCCGTCCCAAT GTCCCTGGAGTTGGGCAAAGCTCTGGCCTTCCCCCTGCTATTACTAGTGCTGAGAGGCCATCAG GTGGCGAGGAAGCTAGAACTTCTTCTGGCTGGCCATCAGGAAACCCTAGGCGGATTTCTGGACAAATATTTAATTCAGGCAACTTAGCTAAACAAAAAGCACCAGTTTCAAATGATCCTGCAATCTCTAAAGATGTAATG TTATCTAGCTCTAGCTTTCTCCGCGCAACTGGGTCATCAAGACGTGCTGCTGTCTCCGGTAGTCGCGAGGCTGCAGTTCCTGGAACTGATTCCGAGCCATCAAACCCTCAAATCACTGAAGCTGGAACAAGCTCCAACCCAAAGATTCATGGTGGTCGAAGCTCACCTATAGTCTCATCTGAGAACAAGAAGCTATCATCTCCATCAAGGGGAAATACTTCAGTTATGAAGAACTATGAGTCCAATCTTAAAGGGATCGAGGGTCTGCACTTTTAG
- the LOC103853384 gene encoding LOW QUALITY PROTEIN: uncharacterized protein LOC103853384 (The sequence of the model RefSeq protein was modified relative to this genomic sequence to represent the inferred CDS: inserted 1 base in 1 codon; substituted 1 base at 1 genomic stop codon), with the protein MSVTAKIRFLPPHVTTVIFPTTQCNPLEEKDLIALINLXFILTPXFDGVRGSRDNAYIESGFNSLSELSMSKFLGVRKLLTLFTITHVVLYH; encoded by the exons ATGTCTGTAACTGCAAAGATACGGTTTCTTCCTCCTCACGTTACTACTGTAATCTTCCCAACAACTCAATGTAACCCTCTAGAAGAGAAAGA CCTCATAGCATTGATCAATCTCTAGTTTATCCTTACAC GATTTGATGGTGTGAGAGGATCCAGGGACAATGCTTACATTGAAAGTGGA TTTAATAGTCTCTCTGAACTCTCTATGTCAAAGTTCTTGGGAGTTCGGAAGCTCCTTACATTGTTCACAATCACACATGTCGTCCTTTATCATTGA
- the LOC103852801 gene encoding mitochondrial import inner membrane translocase subunit TIM23-2 translates to MAANNNRSDQESDENTRLYNPYQNFEVPIKSQYLYKLPTSPEYLFTEESLKQRRSWGENLTFYTGTAYLGGSVSGATVGIFTGIKNFESGDTTKLKINRILNSSGHTGRTWGNRIGIIGLMYAGIESGVVAAMDRDDVWTSVVAGLGTGAVFRAARGVRSAAVAGALGGLAAGAVVAGKQVVKRYVPI, encoded by the coding sequence ATGGCGGCGAACAACAACAGATCCGATCAAGAATCAGACGAAAACACACGTCTCTACAACCCTTACCAAAACTTCGAGGTCCCAATAAAATCTCAGTACCTCTACAAGCTCCCCACCTCCCCCGAGTACCTCTTCACGGAGGAGTCCTTGAAGCAGCGCCGCTCCTGGGGCGAGAATCTCACCTTCTACACCGGAACCGCTTACCTCGGCGGCTCCGTCTCCGGCGCCACCGTCGGGATCTTCACCGGCATCAAGAACTTCGAATCCGGCGACACGACGAAGCTCAAGATCAACAGGATCTTGAACTCGTCTGGTCACACGGGTCGAACGTGGGGTAACAGGATCGGGATCATCGGATTGATGTACGCAGGGATCGAGAGCGGCGTCGTGGCTGCGATGGATAGGGATGATGTTTGGACGAGCGTGGTGGCGGGTCTTGGAACCGGAGCGGTTTTTAGGGCGGCGCGTGGGGTGAGATCTGCGGCGGTGGCGGGAGCTCTCGGTGGGTTGGCGGCTGGGGCTGTGGTTGCAGGGAAGCAAGTTGTGAAGCGGTATGTGCCCATATGA
- the LOC103852798 gene encoding eukaryotic initiation factor 4A-3 isoform X1, with amino-acid sequence MAGMASEGTQYDPRQFDSKMNAILGEEGEETFYTTYDEVCDSFDAMELKSDLLRGIYAYGFEKPSAIQQRGIIPFCKGLDVIQQAQSGTGKTATFCSGVLQQLDYTLVQCQALVLAPTRELAQQIEKVMRALGDYLGVKVHACVGGTSVREDQRILQSGVHVVVGTPGRVFDMLRRQSLRADAMKMFVLDEADEMLSRGFKDQIYDIFQLLPSKVQVGVFSATMPPEALEITRKFMNKPVRILVKRDELTLEGIKQFYVNVDKEEWKLETLCDLYETLAITQSVIFVNTRRKVDWLTDKMRSRDHTVSATHGDMDQNTRDIIMREFRSGSSRVLITTDLLARGIDVQQVSLVINFDLPTQPENYLHRIGRSGRFGRKGVAINFMTTDDERMLSDIQKFYNVVVEELPSNVADLL; translated from the exons ATGGCAGGAATGGCGTCAGAAGGAACACAATACGATCCTCGTCAGTTTGATTCTAAGATGAATGCCAT ACTCGGCGAGGAAGGAGAGGAAACTTTCTACACCACTTATGATGAAGTCTGTGATAGCTTTGATGCAATGGAACTCAAGTCTGATCTCCTGAGAGGCATCTATGCCTACG GTTTTGAGAAGCCATCTGCTATTCAGCAGAGAGGTATTATTCCTTTCTGCAAGGGTCTTGACGTGATCCAGCAAGCTCAGTCTGGAACCGGCAAGACCGCTACCTTCTGCTCTGGCGTGTTGCAGCAGCTTGACTACACTCTTGTTCAGTGCCAAGCTCTTGTTCTGGCTCCCACCAGAGAGCTCGCTCAGCAGATTGAAAAGGTTATGAGGGCTCTTGGTGACTACCTCGGTGTCAAGGTTCACGCCTGCGTTGGTGGAACAAGTGTCCGTGAGGATCAACGCATTCTCCAGTCTGgtgtccacgttgttgttggaACACCTGGTCGTGTCTTTGACATGTTGCGTAGACAATCTCTCCGCgctgatgccatgaagatgttTGTTCTTGATGAAGCCGATGAGATGCTCTCTCGTGGTTTCAAGGATCAGATTTACGACATCTTCCAGCTTCTTCCTTCTAAGGTTCAGGTCGGTGTCTTCTCCGCCACGATGCCGCCTGAAGCTCTCGAGATCACAAGGAAGTTCATGAACAAACCGGTGAGGATCCTTGTGAAGCGTGACGAgctgactcttgaaggtatcaAGCAGTTTTACGTCAACGTTGACAAGGAAGAGTGGAAGCTGGAGACGCTTTGTGATCTCTACGAGACGCTAGCCATCACGCAGAGTGTCATCTTTGTGAACACAAGGCGTAAGGTTGATTGGTTGACTGATAAAATGAGGAGCCGTGACCATACTGTTTCAGCTACGCACGGAGACATGGACCAGAACACGAGAGACATCATCATGCGTGAGTTCAGGTCTGGTTCTTCTCGTGTTCTCATAACCACTGACCTCCTTGCACGTGGTATTGATGTGCAGCAAGTGTCTCTGGTGATTAACTTTGACCTCCCTACACAACCTGAGAACTACCTTCACCGTATTGGAAGAAGTGGAAGGTTTGGGAGGAAGGGAGTGGCGATCAACTTCATGACAACTGACGATGAGAGGATGTTGTCTGATATTCAGAAGTTTTACAATGTGGTCGTTGAAGAGTTGCCAAGCAATGTTGCTGATCTTCTCTGA
- the LOC103852796 gene encoding uncharacterized protein LOC103852796, with the protein MLKSKSCREEMRSSSIAYKYHCLTNGETPEAVAAPSPTNPQLPVMLRSYSTSTYSPHKNPTTVRDNPNSKSNNKVKKGLKEAEIQRKKRVAAYNVYGLEGKVKGSIRKNFKWFKETCSNAVNGLW; encoded by the coding sequence ATGTTGAAATCAAAGTCATGCAGAGAAGAGATGAGAAGTAGCAGTATAGCCTACAAGTACCATTGCTTAACGAATGGTGAAACACCAGAAGCAGTAGCAGCACCAAGCCCAACAAACCCACAGCTTCCAGTGATGTTGAGATCTTATAGCACGTCAACTTATAGTCCACACAAGAATCCAACAACAGTTAGAGACAATCCCAACAGTAAATCGAATAATAAGGTGAAGAAAGGGTTAAAGGAGGCAGAGAttcagaggaagaagagagtggCTGCTTATAACGTGTATGGTCTTGAAGGGAAAGTGAAGGGATCTATTAGAAAGAACTTCAAGTGGTTCAAGGAGACTTGTTCAAATGCTGTCAACGGTTTGTGGTGA
- the LOC103852794 gene encoding probable phospholipid-transporting ATPase 5, with product MARGRIRSKLRLSHLYTFGCLKPSTLEGDDPPHPLHGPGFSRTVFCNQPHMHKKKPLRYRSNYVSTTRYNLITFFPKSLYEQFHRAANLYFLVAAILSVFPLSPFNKWSMIAPLVFVVGLSMMKEALEDWRRFMQDVKINARKTCVHKTDGVFRSRKWKKVSVGDVVRVEKDEFFPADLLLLSSSYEDGICYVETMNLDGETNLKVKRSLEVTMTLDDEESFKNFMGTIRCEDPNPSLYTFVGNLEYKRQTFPLDPSQILLRDSKLRNTAYIYGVVVFTGHDTKVMQNSTKSPSKRSRIERTMDYIIYTLLVLLILISCISSSGFAWETEFHMPKMWYLRPDAPEDLTNPISPVYAGVVHLITALLLYGYLIPISLYVSIEVVKVWQASFINQDLRMYDDESGVPAQARTSNLNEELGQVHTILSDKTGTLTCNQMDFLKCSISGTSYGVRSSEVELAAAKQMAVDLEEHGEISSANTPQSQTKVYGTWDSSCTHEIEIESGNSNNPRAPIKGFGFEDDRLMNGNWLRESQPNDILQFFRVLAICHTAIPELDEESGKYTYEAESPDEASFLAAAREFGFEFCKRTQSSVFIRERFSSSGQIVEREYKVLNLLDFTSKRKRMSVVVRDEEGQLLLLCKGADSIIFERLAKNGKTYLGPTTKHLTEYGEAGLRTLALAYRKLDEEEYSAWNSEFQKAKTSIGSDRDELLETGADMIEKDLILIGATAVEDKLQKGVPQCIDKLAQAGLKLWVLTGDKMETAINIGFACSLLRQGMRQICITSINQDGGSQDSKRAVKENILNQLTKAVQMVKLEKDPHAAFALIIDGKTLTYTLEDDMKYQFLALAVDCASVICCRVSPKQKALVTRLVKEGTGKTTLAIGDGANDVGMIQEADIGVGISGVEGMQAVMASDFSIAQFRFLERLLVVHGHWCYKRIAQMICYFFYKNIAFGLTLFYFEAFTGFSGQSVYNDYYLLLFNVVLTSLPVIALGVFEQDVSSEICLQFPALYQQGTKNLFFDWSRILGWMCNGVYSSLVIFFLNIGIIYSQSFRAGGQTADMDAVGTTMFTCIIWAVNVQIALTMSHFTWIQHVLIWGSIAFWYLFVALYGMMPSSLSGNVYRILDEILAPAPIYWMATLLVTVTAVIPYVTHIAYQRFLNPMDHHIIQEIKYYKRDVEDARLWTRERTKAREKTKIGFTARVDAKIRHLRSKLSKKQSNLSHCSAQDAMSPRSL from the exons ATGGCTCGAGGTAGAATACGATCAAAGCTGAGACTAAGCCATCTCTATACATTCGGATGTCTTAAACCAAGTACACTCGAAGGTGATGACCCTCCACACCCGCTCCACGGTCCAGGCTTCAGCCGTACAGTGTTCTGTAACCAGCCTCACATGCACAAGAAGAAGCCTCTGAGATACCGTTCCAACTACGTCTCCACCACTAGATACAACCTCATAACATTCTTCCCAAAGTCCTTATACGAGCAGTTCCACCGCGCTGCAAACCTCTACTTCTTGGTAGCAGCCATCCTCTCCGTCTTCCCTCTCTCCCCTTTCAACAAGTGGAGCATGATCGCCCCCTTGGTCTTCGTCGTGGGCCTTAGCATGATGAAAGAGGCTCTAGAAGACTGGCGTAGGTTCATGCAGGACGTCAAGATCAACGCTAGAAAGACGTGTGTTCATAAAACTGATGGTGTATTTCGTTCTAGGAAGTGGAAGAAGGTCAGCGTTGGGGATGTTGTGAGAGTGGAGAAGGACGAGTTCTTCCCTGCTGATCTGCTTCTCTTGTCGAGTAGCTACGAGGATGGGATCTGCTACGTGGAGACTATGAACTTGGACGGTGAGACTAACTTGAAAGTGAAGAGATCTTTGGAAGTGACGATGACGTTAGATGATGAAGAGTCTTTCAAGAACTTCATGGGGACGATAAGATGCGAAGATCCTAACCCGAGTCTCTACACGTTCGTTGGGAATCTTGAGTACAAGCGTCAAACGTTTCCTCTTGATCCAAGTCAGATTCTGTTACGAGACTCGAAGCTAAGGAACACAGCTTATATCTACGGAGTTGTGGTGTTCACAGGGCACGACACTAAGGTTATGCAGAACTCAACAAAGTCACCTTCTAAAAGAAGCAGAATCGAGAGAACAATGGACTACATCATCTACACGCTTCTTGTCTTACTCATCTTGATCTCTTGCATCAGCTCATCAGGCTTTGCTTGGGAGACAGAGTTCCACATGCCGAAGATGTGGTACTTGAGACCAGACGCGCCTGAGGATCTAACTAACCCTATAAGCCCTGTCTACGCTGGTGTTGTTCATCTCATAACCGCTCTATTGCTTTACGGTTACTTGATTCCAATCTCTCTTTACGTCTCCATAGAGGTTGTCAAAGTCTGGCAAGCGAGTTTCATCAACCAGGACTTGCGCATGTACGATGACGAGAGCGGCGTCCCTGCGCAGGCACGGACGTCGAATCTCAACGAGGAGCTTGGTCAGGTTCATACCATCCTCTCTGACAAGACGGGGACGTTGACATGTAACCAGATGGATTTCTTGAAATGCTCTATCTCTGGGACTTCTTACGGTGTGCGTTCTAGTGAAGTGGAGCTCGCTGCTGCTAAGCAGATGGCTGTTGATCTTGAAGAGCATGGAGAGATATCAAGCGCTAATACTCCTCAGTCTCAGACCAAAGTGTATGGCACTTGGGACAGCAGCTGCACGCATGAGATTGAGATTGAAAGTGGTAATAGTAACAATCCTAGAGCTCCTATAAAGGGATTTGGGTTTGAGGATGACAGACTCATGAATGGGAACTGGTTGAGAGAGTCACAACCAAATGATATCTTGCAGTTCTTCCGCGTGTTAGCTATTTGCCACACAGCTATTCCTGAGCTTGACGAGGAGAGTGGTAAGTACACTTATGAAGCAGAGTCACCTGATGAGGCTTCTTTTCTTGCTGCTGCTAGAGAGTTTGGTTTTGAGTTCTGTAAGAGAACTCAGTCTAGTGTGTTTATCCGTGAGAGGTTCTCTTCTTCAGGGCAAATAGTAGAAAG GGAGTATAAGGTTCTGAACTTGTTGGACTTCACAAGCAAAAGAAAGAGAATGTCAGTAGTTGTAAGGGATGAGGAAGGGCAGCTTCTTCTACTATGCAAAGGAGCTGACAG CATCATCTTTGAACGGTTGGCTAAGAATGGGAAGACATACTTGGGACCAACCACTAAGCATTTAACTGAATATGGAGAAGCTGGGCTACGTACACTTGCACTTGCTTACAGAAAGCTTGATGAGGAAGAATATTCAGCTTGGAACTCTGAGTTTCAAAAGGCCAAAACTTCAATAGGATCTGATAGAGATGAGTTGCTTGAGACAGGAGCTGATATGATTGAAAAAGATCTTATTCTCATAGGTGCTACTGCTGTGGAGGACAAACTCCAGAAAGGG GTGCCTCAATGTATAGATAAACTTGCTCAAGCTGGgctcaagttatgggttttaaCTGGGGACAAAATGGAAACAGCCATCAACATTGG ATTTGCATGTAGTTTACTTAGGCAAGGCATGAGACAGATCTGCATAACATCAATAAATCAAGATGGAGGATCTCAAGATTCCAAAAGG GCTGTGAAAGAGAACATTTTGAACCAACTCACTAAAGCTGTGCAAATGGTGAAGCTAGAGAAGGATCCACATGCTGCGTTTGCTTTGATTATAGATGGGAAAACTCTAACTTATACATTGGAGGATGATATGAAGTATCAGTTCTTGGCTTTGGCTGTTGATTGTGCATCAGTCATTTGCTGCCGTGTGTCTCCCAAGCAAAAGGCTTTGGTAACAAGGCTGGTTAAAGAGGGAACTGGCAAAACCACATTGGCGATAGGTGATGGTGCAAATGATGTTGGGATGATTCAAGAAGCTGACATTGGTGTAGGGATTAGTGGTGTTGAAGGCATGCAGGCTGTTATGGCTAGTGACTTTTCGATTGCGCAGTTTCGGTTTTTGGAACGGTTACTTGTCGTCCATGGACACTGGTGCTACAAAAGAATAGCTCAAATG ATATGCTACTTCTTCTACAAGAACATAGCATTTGGTCTCACTCTCTTCTACTTTGAGGCTTTCACTGGATTCTCCGGACAGTCAGTGTACAATGACTACTACTTGTTGCTCTTCAATGTTGTCCTTACCTCATTGCCAGTGATTGCCCTTGGAGTCTTTGAACAAGATGTTTCCTCCGAGATCTGCTTACAA TTCCCTGCTTTATACCAACAAGGCACAAAAAACCTCTTCTTTGATTGGTCAAGAATCCTTGGATGGATGTGCAACGGCGTCTACTCATCGCTTGTCATATTCTTCCTCAACATAGGAATCATTTACTCTCAATCTTTCAGAGCAGGTGGGCAAACAGCTGACATGGACGCTGTCGGCACAACCATGTTCACTTGCATTATATGGGCAGTCAATGTTCAAATCGCACTAACCATGTCCCACTTCACTTGGATCCAACACGTTTTGATATGGGGAAGCATCGCTTTCTGGTATCTCTTTGTAGCACTCTATGGGATGATGCCATCAAGCCTCTCTGGAAACGTTTACAGGATTCTTGATGAGATTCTTGCTCCTGCGCCTATCTACTGGATGGCTACATTGTTGGTCACGGTAACTGCAGTTATTCCTTACGTTACTCACATAGCTTACCAGAGATTCTTGAACCCTATGGATCATCATATTATACAAGAGATCAAGTACTACAAGAGAGATGTGGAGGATGCTAGATTGTGGACCAGAGAGCGTACAAAGGCGCGTGAGAAGACCAAGATCGGGTTTACGGCTAGAGTAGATGCGAAAATCAGACATCTAAGGTCGAAACTGAGTAAGAAGCAGTCAAATCTCTCTCATTGTTCAGCTCAAGATGCAATGTCACCTAGATCATTGTAG
- the LOC103852798 gene encoding eukaryotic initiation factor 4A-3 isoform X2 — MASEGTQYDPRQFDSKMNAILGEEGEETFYTTYDEVCDSFDAMELKSDLLRGIYAYGFEKPSAIQQRGIIPFCKGLDVIQQAQSGTGKTATFCSGVLQQLDYTLVQCQALVLAPTRELAQQIEKVMRALGDYLGVKVHACVGGTSVREDQRILQSGVHVVVGTPGRVFDMLRRQSLRADAMKMFVLDEADEMLSRGFKDQIYDIFQLLPSKVQVGVFSATMPPEALEITRKFMNKPVRILVKRDELTLEGIKQFYVNVDKEEWKLETLCDLYETLAITQSVIFVNTRRKVDWLTDKMRSRDHTVSATHGDMDQNTRDIIMREFRSGSSRVLITTDLLARGIDVQQVSLVINFDLPTQPENYLHRIGRSGRFGRKGVAINFMTTDDERMLSDIQKFYNVVVEELPSNVADLL; from the exons ATGGCGTCAGAAGGAACACAATACGATCCTCGTCAGTTTGATTCTAAGATGAATGCCAT ACTCGGCGAGGAAGGAGAGGAAACTTTCTACACCACTTATGATGAAGTCTGTGATAGCTTTGATGCAATGGAACTCAAGTCTGATCTCCTGAGAGGCATCTATGCCTACG GTTTTGAGAAGCCATCTGCTATTCAGCAGAGAGGTATTATTCCTTTCTGCAAGGGTCTTGACGTGATCCAGCAAGCTCAGTCTGGAACCGGCAAGACCGCTACCTTCTGCTCTGGCGTGTTGCAGCAGCTTGACTACACTCTTGTTCAGTGCCAAGCTCTTGTTCTGGCTCCCACCAGAGAGCTCGCTCAGCAGATTGAAAAGGTTATGAGGGCTCTTGGTGACTACCTCGGTGTCAAGGTTCACGCCTGCGTTGGTGGAACAAGTGTCCGTGAGGATCAACGCATTCTCCAGTCTGgtgtccacgttgttgttggaACACCTGGTCGTGTCTTTGACATGTTGCGTAGACAATCTCTCCGCgctgatgccatgaagatgttTGTTCTTGATGAAGCCGATGAGATGCTCTCTCGTGGTTTCAAGGATCAGATTTACGACATCTTCCAGCTTCTTCCTTCTAAGGTTCAGGTCGGTGTCTTCTCCGCCACGATGCCGCCTGAAGCTCTCGAGATCACAAGGAAGTTCATGAACAAACCGGTGAGGATCCTTGTGAAGCGTGACGAgctgactcttgaaggtatcaAGCAGTTTTACGTCAACGTTGACAAGGAAGAGTGGAAGCTGGAGACGCTTTGTGATCTCTACGAGACGCTAGCCATCACGCAGAGTGTCATCTTTGTGAACACAAGGCGTAAGGTTGATTGGTTGACTGATAAAATGAGGAGCCGTGACCATACTGTTTCAGCTACGCACGGAGACATGGACCAGAACACGAGAGACATCATCATGCGTGAGTTCAGGTCTGGTTCTTCTCGTGTTCTCATAACCACTGACCTCCTTGCACGTGGTATTGATGTGCAGCAAGTGTCTCTGGTGATTAACTTTGACCTCCCTACACAACCTGAGAACTACCTTCACCGTATTGGAAGAAGTGGAAGGTTTGGGAGGAAGGGAGTGGCGATCAACTTCATGACAACTGACGATGAGAGGATGTTGTCTGATATTCAGAAGTTTTACAATGTGGTCGTTGAAGAGTTGCCAAGCAATGTTGCTGATCTTCTCTGA